The Ptychodera flava strain L36383 chromosome 16, AS_Pfla_20210202, whole genome shotgun sequence region ATGTATTTAAACAAAAAGATAAATGTAAATGTGGATTATTGTAACATGTACTGGTGttattttatcaattcaaaAACAACTGGAAGGAATTACTGCAAAGGGAAAGCTTTATACTGGCAACTGATAAAAAGACACGGgaatatctttaaaaaatccTAATCCAACAGGCAGCACAAGAAAATTTCAACCCCCTACTGCAGAAGGGAAAGTATTCAAAAATGAATTATACTGACGATATTGATCGgaaaaaaacatggaaattgATATGTTAAACTTCAAAAGAAGTGAAACTAAggatatttgcaattcaaagtCTTTTACTGTATATTGGctacaaatatatttttgatgaaTAATAAAACCAAAGACAATGCTTACTGTCAGCATTGTAACCTTGAAGAGACTATAGAACAAGTCTTATTCCAGGAATGTAGTAAAGCCAGACATTTTTGGACAACCTTTCAAAAGTTTTGTTGGCgtaaaacaaatgaaacatttgTACTGGCTtgtcaaaatgaaattaattttgtgtaacGACTGGCAATGAGGGTATGGAAATACCTTTGCCTGTACATGCATCCTCAGAGGGCAGATGTCCCATAGGAATTATCATTAGCTGAGTATATACATTGTTATTTGGTTATCTAAAAAATGATTGAATTAGTATTTTTCTAAACAAAAAGGTTCCAGTTTGAATAACTTTGTAGGATATCAATGAAAATGATTGTCAATGAGATATTGTAAGAATCatataaatgtaaacattgCTTATTTGGAGGGCAAAGTAAACCTAAAAGAAGGCTTTCAAGAGGAGAACAAGTATTTGAGTCAAGTAAAATGTGACTACAAAAGGTGATAACACAGATACAGTTGaagtgaaaaattgaaaaaaaactgaagaaaatgtgatgttcattccTATCATTTGCAATTGAAAGGATCGGAAGAAAAGATTAATTAAATAGTTCATTTGAAGGAAATTAAACTTGAAATTAAGTTTTATGAACTTAAGAGATTATGAAATGTGTAGAGATAGCATGTCGCGTTTTGTACTCACCAAGATATGCATACCCAATTATGACCTAGCAATTGAAATTGGCAGACATGCAGACCAAAAActccaattactgaaagatgaCATACTCAATGTAACACTAAGATTATCAAACATAAAATGCACTTGCTGGTCTGTCCAAAGtgtgaatttcaaagaaacaactTTCTCAATAAACTTTAACTCcaaattgaaacacatcaaaATAAGCTCATTTTTCTACTATCAAAGCAAGAGTCGTCATTTAATGAATAACTTATagaatatatttgtaaattatacAATCACACACTGAGAAATACCtagatattttttctattgTTATCATATTGATCTTGTTATATGTCagcgaaaaaaatctgaagtcaTTTTCATATAACTTTTATTGCTACAATCTGTGATGTTAATCCTTTGTTTACAAGCGAGCAATAAATATCATGATTATTATTACACCTATACTGACACATAAAGAACTGTGTAATACTGGCCTCAAGAAAAGTTGGGGGTCATTTTAGTTCGCACATCCGGGGCTCGTTCTCGATTTGAGCATGCGCAATATGTGTCGGTCTTTTCGCAGCTCTCAGCCTCTAGCCGAAGCTACCTGCTCAGTCCTCAACTTTGAGGACTGAAAAAATCACCATGGTAAGCGTATATTTTCATAATAGTAACAGAAacataaagaaatataaataaaGAATACTTAATCAGACccttttcaatttgtttgtcCGTCTTGCGTGCAGATGGGATGGATTGAAGAGTTAATTTTTGCTGACTACGCGCATCCAAGATGGCGGATAGCAGGCATGACTTACGGTTTATCACATGTTCAAGAAGTTTTTCCGAAAGGAAATGTGTGAAGTTGAATGCTCATGTCATTGTATGTTACCTATATGTGTCGTGTGAACTTTACGCAGAGCGGGGTGTCTCTGCCGCTGGTGTGCCCAATGTTTTGAACAGTCGTATGGTTTCTTCGCCAAGGCTCGATTCAACTCCCAGTCAAGTCGATGGCTGAGTGATGACGGTAAAACTTCCACGTGGCCAAACTCACGTGGAATGCATACTAATGTCAAAACAAGTAACGACCAAGTTCATTTTGTTCACCAGCTTTCTGTCAGAGCTGTGTGCGGTTTGGTTATTTCGATCGAACAACTATCTTCACGTTCAGCGGTTCAGTTGTTTTGGAAAAAGTAAGAGCCCAGAAGTACATGTCAATGTTAACTGATAGCAAAACCAGATGATGCCACTAGACAACCCACTCCTGCAAATTTTAGCCTTTTGCTTTAATGAAAATGCAGTACATCATGgattatttattcaaatcaaCGCAAGAGGTCCGTGAGAAAGTATGTTGACCCGTGTGTGACTGCCGAAGACTTACAATATCCAGTGACTCCTGACCGTGTAATTCAACTCTTATTGTgtattttcaacttttaccCAATATTTTGTGGTGAGCATCGCCAATAGGGAGGGTAGATGTGTATAGAGTATGGACCCAACTGCAGCGCcccgaggggggggggggaaggggagACAAAATTTCATGGGAAAGAGTTAGTTCCCATcccaaaatgtttatttttgggagaatgtttttatttgtttgatgTTACGTTACTCTAACCCTCTGCACTGTTATATAAGATCTTTCTGTCTTCGAAGGTTTACCATTTCtaattttttggacaatttaCAAACTTTTTTGGATTCAGACCACTGCAAATGTTGTGAATATGTGAAATTTTCTTACGTTAATGAGACCCACTTTAGTCAGTGGTGTAGCTGTGATATGGCAACGATGCTTGTGGAGTCTTTCGAaggcgctcgggtcaagggtcactgCCACAGTACCGCTGCTAGCCAACCCATAGGCTTTTTTCGGTAGTTTACTATGACACCAATTGGTGTCGCTGATTTGgattgcaaaataataaaatagatcaatctttgaataaatcaaccCGTACCTACTGTGTCACTCACTATCtatgactcatctcctactCCTATCCCGActgtgacaacatgtatttGTGACCATTTTTCGGTGAGCCGTTGACGGTTCCTGCTcgaatttaaacttttgaccTCCAGTGTATTCAGTGTATTGTACATGTGAGCAGGCAAACATCGCAGAAACCATCGATGGGAAATGGGTTGAAAAAACATGTTCTTAATCGTCAAGGTAATTAACAGGCTTAGAGAATGAGTCTtagatagtcaatgataaagatgatacaagtttatttatttaaagaCGTATACATTTCAATATTGTGCAAGGTAAATCAGCGATACTGATCTGTGTCGCAAACTACCAAAAAAGCCTATGAGTTGGTTTTGCAGCGGTACTGTGGGGATGACCCTTGACCGCAGCGCGTTCGATGGCCGCCACTAGCACCGctgtgatatcacagctatcAGTGGTATATCTCAATGGCTTCTGACGCCATGTTCTGTGCTATTCCTCCCATAAAGGAAATCTTGCATGGGACGCCATGAGAACTCTTGCTCTCCCACTGTGTTTGCACACTAGTATGAGAACTTGTTATCTATCCATCACTGAACATTTTTGTCGTGTCTCCGTTTATCCAGGGGTTTGTCAAAGTGATCAAGAACAAGGCCTACTTTAAGAGGTACCAAGTGAAGTTCCGTCGTAGGAGGGAAGGAAAAACTGATTACTATGCTCGCAAACGTCTTGTAGTCCAGGATAAAAACAAGTACAACACCCCCAAGTATCGTATGATTGTACGATTCACAAACAAGGATATTATATGCCAGGTATGAATGAAGGCTTTCAAATTTGTGGAAGTAATGTTGTTTTGATTTGCCTTCCATGTTTTCCATCAATATTTTAGTATAACATATATACGGTTATTGTGTAATTGTGTCAGCCGTAGTGTGAAAAGTTTTGATTCACAAAAACGGTTTAGAAATGTCATGTTGTAACCAAATAGCTTATCGATAGTTGATGTAAATGATAGTTTGTTCAAAGCAGTGGTAAAAAACACGATTTATGTAGTTTGTGCACAAGGTGTGCGTGTATGGGAACAgttcatttacattttcaatgatgatagccaatgaaataGCTGGAATTACCGAATGATACAGATGATTCCATATTGGCGTCTGAGAAGTGTACTATATATTTATGGAAATCAAAGCTCAGTTGTACATAAGTAGAGCAAATATTGTagcattttgaagaaaatgtctTTACTGTTGGACCTATTTTAAGTCATATACCTTCACTTAAATACTTCGGGATTTGCAAAAACTGTACACCGACCAAAAAGGTTAAACAGAGGGTATTCTGTTAAAAATAGTTGGGGTTATAGCAAAATTTTGCAGTGAAAAGTCTAAAGTCTAAATTGTCTGAGTCAATTTACATTAATCACTTCATGAAATGATTTATGGTCACATGTGATATCTTacgtcaaatttaaaataaaagttaTAGTGAGATCTTACCCAAAGCTAATTTCCACCATAAATATGAAAGAGACAAATTGTTTTAATGGTcgtgtgaagataagaatggacagtgaaattgatccaaatgttatcacacttgtgtaattggtttgtaaagttgttccaaaacttgctgCAGTATCAGTACTTGTAATCAACTTGAGGCAAAGAACaggatgatagtgttgtttcacagcagGCTTCAGCTGTAATTGCTGAAGTAAAGCAATAAAACCTGTCGGCTGGTAGGAACTGATTAGTGTCTATGTGTGGGATAAATGTTTCCTACAAGTGTACACACACTTGTATTTCAGTAGTGGCCATGGCCGAGTATATGTTCAAAGTCGAGTTCTTGTACTATTCCCAAACACGGATAGTGCCCGTCTTCATTTCTGAAGCTGACTTTCACAGCATGTCTTACACTGATGACTTGCCAATGCCGGTCGCCGCTGATATCTGTCGAAATGACTTTCCATCCACTTACATTTCGAGAACTTTCTCACATACTGCTTCTggcgtatgtacacctcttttcccgcggatcatgatttttttttgcacaaagaACTTCGTACAGTGCGAAGACAACAAGAGTTCTGATGACAACTAGACACTGACTTGGCTGTGACACTCAGGGCGGCGgtaaggaatgtaatatgattctgcgtatgtgaagtgcaccgcaaagtgtactcccatggtgtgtgtttattaggggtccataaaagctctctgattttcaccgcaattataacaagtcagtgcaacttctaaggcaagttttgaaacaactttacaaaccaattacacaagtgtgataacatttagatcaatttcactgtccattcttatcttcacacaACAGTAATGTTACTTTACCTATGAATTATTTGGATATTTATCTGCACAAACTGTCTTTCAAATCTGAttcttttctctgtcattcCAGATAGCCTATGCCAGAATTGAGGGAGATATCATCATATGTGCTGCCTATGCACATGAGCTCCCTCGATATGGCGTGAAGGTCGGGCTGACAAATTACGCTGCTGCCTACTGTACCGGTCTGTTGCTGGCACGTAGGGTAGGTATGAAGAATCTTGTTATGATTTGTTAGCAAGTATATGTGGCAATGTTTTGGTCAATGTCGGAATCATTTGAGTGTGTCTCAGTTAGTGTAAGATTGCATAGTAATTCTATATCAGTGATCATATATTATATTTCCCCAGAAATCGCGTGTcatctttgtaaattttgatggaaGATAACCCTAATAAAGCGCAGCTTGTTTTTAGCAAGTGGTGTATGATATGTGCCAGTCATCAATGATGAGAAACCAATATACATACGCTGGAATTACCGTATGAGGGTCCATGGCCCATGATTCCAGTTTGGCATCTGAGAAGGCACATCTTCCTTTCTGTTACCCTCCGAACAACCAAACACTGATAACGTAAACCCAGAGACAAACTCCACTAACACTATCAGCTTCCCAGTTTCTGTCTCAGGGCTTTCAAGATCTGTAGAAATGATATTCACCATGTATTGTCGTTATGTTCAAAAGCTGTTGGTTAGTTAATGCTCAAAATTCTCAAGTCGTTCAAGATGGCCTCAGAGCAATGACACTTGTTTGATGTCTTGAACAGATTCTCACAAAATTCAATCTTGCTGAGATATACCAAGGAGTTGAAGAAGCCACAGGAGAAGAATATTATGTTGAGAGTGAAGATGGTAAACCAGGTGCCTTCCGATGTTTCCTGGATGTAGGTTTGGCACGTACCACGACTGGTGCTAAAGTGTTCGGAGCACTCAAGGGAGCTGTTGATGGTGGGCTGGATATCCCACACAGGTGAGCTAACAGTGATTTACTggtgaaaattcatttttctaGTTACAACAGGGAGAGTTGTACTGGCTAAGTTTTCTCTTTGAGACTTGACTTTATCTGATAAGCATGTTATACCTCATGACACTGACATATGCAGATATTTGTGAAAATGCCTGATCTGGTGGGATTCTGTGTATTTGATTAGAGTGGTTAAAGTTTAAAGCCTGAATTATGGACTCTTCAATCATGTTTCCTAATCAACTCTCCAGAATTGATGTGCACTCTGTCGATGATGATAGCCAAACACATAGCTGGAATTACCGTATGATACGCGTATACGCATGATTCCAATGCGGCGTCTGAGAAACCTGTGCTCATCACTGAACTGCAGtcatatgttttgttttgaagagaactttgacaattttcccTTCCACAGAGTACAATTATTTAAAGCAGTGTGGTTTTACACAGAGAGACTAGAAAAAAATGGATGTGATTATGCTATCAAAGCAGGAATAATAGTGTTTTTGTCACTGATAatatagggttatacacaaaatacggccctgtatggacgagggctcagtgagtgacgtattggacgagccgaaggcgagtccaatacgtcattCACTGAGCCCCAGTCCATACAGGgtcgtattttgtgtataaccctattattatacacctccctccattaatcgtccgtataaactaattctatggtaaattttgaaggatgcggcacgcgcgatatgagtggaacgtgcgcaattgttgaaataaaattgctacaaaccccaAACAGGCACGttgcgcgtctcccgtattcgggactccgcgtactatacaaaatacggaaagttattggacggtcaaactcccataggttacggcagtaggtgtataataagtAATGGTATTGTAAACTCTGAAAGTATTTGTTAGCATGGCCGGATTCCTAATGCATCTCATAGAAGAGaagtacatttatcattttgtgtgtcaatatttgacattttgccaGGTGTACTTAACTATTGTCTTCTAAATTTTAGTTCCAAGCGCTTCCCTGGCTTTGACCCAGAGGGTGGAGAACTCGACGTGGAGGTGCACCGAAAACACATCTTTGGTGGCCACGTGAGCAACTACATGAAGGAGCTGCAAGATGACGATGAGGAAGCATACAAAAAACAGTTTTCACAGTATATCAAATTGGGTATTGGGCCAGATGATGTAAGTGGATATTTATTGAACTCTGCTTATGACAGAGACTTtggatttcaaaatttaaacagcCAACAGCATTGAAATGGTGAGCCAGCAGTCACAATCTTGAACAAGGAATGTGCATGTTGTCAATGATGATAGCAAAACACATAGCTGGAATTACCGTATGATACGCATGATTCCAAAGTTGCATCTGAGAAACCTTTGCACAAACCAAATCGAAGACGCATTTTTACTCGTAAATAGTAAAGCTGTTGTGTACCAAATATTCATTGAATTTGTCAAACTGTTCCTCTGCCAGTTacattggattttagaattccTCTGTTCAGTTACTGCCGTTAGTCACCACTGTGAAAGTTGGGGATGAGCCATACCTAAAGCTGTATGTTATAAAACTTCTCTACATTGACCACAAAAGTAGGCTTTACGGACTGCTAAAAGTAGGCTAATGCCGGTGTATTGATCACCAAAACTTGGTCATTGTTACCGTATGATATGTATACTTCAAATGTGATGACTTCGCAGAGAAAATAGTATGTACtcatgacttttgaaaaaaatctcatTGAATCTTTCTTATATTTGCAGTTAGAAGAGGTATACAAAAAAGCACATGCAGCTATCCGGGAAGACCCGACACAAAAGGACAAACCAACACGTTCAGAGATGAAAGTTAAGAGGTGAGAGAAGTGGACAAGTATTTTGTCAATGTTATAACAAATATGTACAACTATATTGCATTTTGCCTGTATTGAGCCGGATCATCATCTGTGGGAGAAGCTTTTCTGGTTCCCCATCGTGTCTCAGCCCGATTCATTGCCACGTTTCTTAGCAAGAAGACCAGCTACTCCGAACAGCAGGGTTAGTCCAACCTTGCATTTTGAAGGGTGACCCTCCTCTAGCCTGATTACGGTGCAACCCAAACTTTGGTATAAACCATACTTGTTTGCCCTTATGTGGAGGCACAGTAATTTGTAAGGATATTTAAACTATTTAAAGGGGAAGTCTTATGATCGAATATGCCTTTAAAAGAATTGCCACACATTAAATTGTCACTCTCCAGCATTTTAATATCTTGATTTATGTATGATACATGTTGTCTTTTTCATCTCTCAGATGGAACCGCAAGAAGATGTCCCTTGCACAACGTAAAGACAGCGTCAGACAGAAAAAGGCATCGTACCTACGGGCTTTGGAGAAGGACTAAATAACAATTCAGAGAGACTATTGAATATTTCCACCAGATGTCtatatattgatgtatatgACATATGTCTTACAAGAAATAAAGCCTTCAATATGTGGGCAAACAGAGCTTCACGTGTCCCTGTGTGATCATGATTTGCATATCTTCTTTTGTACTTCATTTCTCTGGTTGAGATGGGCAGAGGTCTTTCTTACCTTACGTTGGCTTACTTACATGGTGTGCGTTGAGCTATTAGCAATATGGGACCTAGACGTACTTTCTAAATTGAGGAATTGCCAACACTGT contains the following coding sequences:
- the LOC139114048 gene encoding large ribosomal subunit protein uL18-like, which encodes MGFVKVIKNKAYFKRYQVKFRRRREGKTDYYARKRLVVQDKNKYNTPKYRMIVRFTNKDIICQIAYARIEGDIIICAAYAHELPRYGVKVGLTNYAAAYCTGLLLARRILTKFNLAEIYQGVEEATGEEYYVESEDGKPGAFRCFLDVGLARTTTGAKVFGALKGAVDGGLDIPHSSKRFPGFDPEGGELDVEVHRKHIFGGHVSNYMKELQDDDEEAYKKQFSQYIKLGIGPDDLEEVYKKAHAAIREDPTQKDKPTRSEMKVKRWNRKKMSLAQRKDSVRQKKASYLRALEKD